The following coding sequences are from one Fibrobacter sp. window:
- the hypB gene encoding hydrogenase nickel incorporation protein HypB has translation MEIKIVKNIMEAVEGEAQLVRDLLKEKRVLMVNLIGSPGSGKTTLLEKTLSLLKDRLSMGVIEGDVATDKDAIRLQKYDIPIALINTDGACHLEPVTIRKALGEFDLDKTDIIFVENVGNLVCPAEFDIGEHFKIAISSVTEGHDKPEKYPLLFNECGLVVLNKIDLIQYTDFDKEYYISSVRKLNGKVDVLEVSCRMDQGLEGWIDWLTGAFSKEKNS, from the coding sequence ATGGAGATAAAGATTGTAAAAAATATCATGGAGGCGGTTGAGGGTGAGGCCCAGCTTGTAAGGGATCTTCTTAAGGAGAAGAGGGTACTGATGGTGAACCTGATCGGGTCACCGGGTTCAGGGAAGACCACACTTCTTGAGAAGACACTTTCCCTTCTGAAGGACCGGTTATCCATGGGGGTAATAGAGGGTGATGTAGCTACTGACAAGGATGCAATAAGGCTTCAGAAGTACGATATCCCAATTGCGCTTATCAACACCGATGGTGCATGTCATCTTGAGCCGGTCACTATCCGCAAGGCGCTTGGAGAGTTTGATCTGGACAAAACAGATATAATCTTCGTTGAAAATGTGGGAAATCTTGTCTGTCCTGCGGAGTTTGATATAGGGGAGCATTTCAAGATTGCCATCTCATCTGTGACCGAAGGTCATGACAAGCCGGAGAAATACCCGCTTCTTTTCAATGAGTGCGGGCTTGTGGTGCTCAACAAAATCGATCTGATCCAGTATACGGATTTTGACAAGGAGTACTATATCTCCAGTGTCAGGAAGCTAAACGGGAAGGTGGATGTACTGGAGGTATCCTGCAGGATGGATCAGGGGCTTGAGGGATGGATTGACTGGCTTACGGGGGCATTTTCAAAGGAGAAAAATTCCTGA
- a CDS encoding HypC/HybG/HupF family hydrogenase formation chaperone yields MCLGIPGKVVWIKEMKAGVDFGEVVCEAATHLVEDLEIGDFVLVHSGYILEKMDMDEAEQTLSLFKQLSESSGEQ; encoded by the coding sequence ATGTGTTTAGGAATTCCTGGAAAAGTTGTTTGGATAAAAGAAATGAAGGCGGGTGTTGATTTCGGAGAAGTGGTTTGTGAAGCCGCTACCCACCTTGTTGAAGATCTTGAAATTGGCGATTTTGTTTTGGTTCACTCAGGGTATATCCTGGAAAAGATGGATATGGATGAAGCTGAGCAGACACTTTCCCTCTTTAAACAGCTTTCGGAAAGTTCCGGTGAGCAATGA
- a CDS encoding DUF1957 domain-containing protein, which translates to MIKGHLAIILHAHLPYVRHPEYDNFLEERWFFEVMTETYIPLIKVLSRLVRDKVPFEITISLSPTLICMMEDPILIRRYRDHLEKLIELAEKEKGRTRYSGHLQWLASSYHQNFLETRSVFDFWGGRLIEAFSWLYKQKHVQLITTSATHAVLPLLASEPRAIRCQVSEGVKAFKQAFGFKPQGFWLPECAYIPGIEEYLREQDIRYFFLESHGIEHASVLPLHGVYAPLYTPSGVAVLARDQGCTEEVWSANKGFPGDPNYREFYRDIGHEVDFEYIRPYMSGNIRVDTGIKYWRITGRGYHHKEYYDPYLAREKAAEHAAVFMNRRADQISHIASTMGSGTPLVVATFDAELFGHWWFEGPQWLDFLIRKVAYDQNDFSLISPLAYLNLHPVHQYGVPGISSWGSKGYFDVWCNGKTDWVLTQVYECIRRMVKLSESGEALSARRPLVKRALNQCVRELLLAQCSDWPFIITNGTAEQYASRRIRDHVSRFHFLANGIENNSLEENDLSSLELLDCIFPEADYQVFT; encoded by the coding sequence TTGATTAAGGGTCATCTGGCCATTATACTCCATGCTCACCTTCCATACGTTAGACATCCTGAATACGATAATTTCCTCGAGGAGAGATGGTTTTTTGAGGTAATGACAGAGACTTACATTCCTCTTATCAAAGTGCTTAGCAGGCTTGTGAGAGACAAGGTTCCATTCGAGATCACAATCTCCCTGTCACCGACTCTTATCTGTATGATGGAAGATCCGATTCTTATCCGTCGATACAGAGATCATCTGGAAAAGCTCATCGAACTGGCGGAAAAAGAGAAGGGTCGGACACGTTACAGCGGACATCTTCAGTGGCTTGCCTCCTCTTATCATCAGAACTTCCTTGAAACACGCAGTGTATTTGATTTCTGGGGAGGACGCCTGATCGAGGCTTTTTCCTGGCTTTACAAACAAAAACATGTTCAGCTCATCACAACATCTGCCACTCATGCTGTATTACCGCTGCTGGCTTCAGAGCCAAGGGCTATACGGTGCCAGGTAAGTGAGGGCGTAAAGGCGTTTAAGCAAGCGTTTGGGTTCAAACCCCAGGGATTCTGGCTTCCTGAGTGTGCATACATACCAGGAATCGAGGAATATCTCAGGGAACAGGATATCCGCTATTTCTTTCTGGAATCACACGGAATCGAACATGCAAGTGTACTTCCGCTGCATGGTGTCTACGCTCCTCTCTACACTCCATCGGGTGTGGCTGTACTGGCACGGGATCAGGGGTGTACAGAGGAAGTCTGGTCGGCAAACAAGGGTTTCCCCGGGGACCCCAATTACCGGGAGTTTTATCGTGATATAGGTCATGAGGTTGATTTTGAGTACATCAGGCCATACATGTCAGGAAATATAAGGGTTGATACAGGGATAAAATACTGGCGGATAACCGGCAGAGGGTATCATCATAAGGAGTACTACGATCCTTACCTGGCCAGGGAGAAGGCTGCAGAGCACGCTGCGGTTTTCATGAACAGACGTGCGGATCAGATCTCCCATATCGCATCGACGATGGGGAGCGGGACGCCACTGGTGGTGGCTACTTTTGATGCGGAGCTTTTCGGGCACTGGTGGTTTGAGGGGCCTCAGTGGCTCGATTTTCTGATCAGAAAGGTGGCTTACGATCAGAATGATTTTTCCCTTATTTCACCGCTGGCGTATCTCAATCTTCACCCTGTTCATCAATATGGTGTGCCTGGTATTTCCAGTTGGGGTAGCAAAGGTTATTTTGATGTCTGGTGCAACGGCAAAACCGACTGGGTTCTGACACAGGTATACGAGTGTATAAGGCGCATGGTAAAGTTGTCAGAATCAGGGGAAGCACTCTCCGCTCGTCGTCCTCTGGTTAAACGTGCTTTGAACCAGTGTGTAAGAGAACTTCTTCTGGCTCAGTGCTCAGACTGGCCGTTTATAATCACGAACGGAACAGCGGAACAGTATGCGTCAAGGCGGATCCGTGATCATGTCAGCAGGTTTCATTTTCTGGCAAACGGAATAGAAAACAACAGCCTGGAGGAAAATGATTTGTCATCATTGGAGCTTCTGGATTGTATTTTCCCAGAGGCCGATTACCAGGTGTTTACTTAA
- a CDS encoding DUF4912 domain-containing protein, giving the protein MQSNSIEQVLTPEEELSVSQIDNEFSKSESKTENEAISQDNLRNLCWIAGTHFPSELNQEGMVLLAVNPHLGFIQWHINVSTVEKMREEEREAFERGCKLVIRVYDVSGIEFNGLNAVSQFDIDINNLSGNYYLNINRSECNLLAEVGFRFSDSRFLACVRSNVMYFDRPRRSSRFDFSGLYVSHGFTRIFTVENAVCGSVFDRMNRSLEYTGNTPLSVAVFLNESAISGSSDPRGPIADFLEAVLAKCRIMRAVPYLLTPRNKFCYENEAQSLVNRAKSTSKSLVDRFTQIHSRKSFNCVQCHDWYSAPAALEVASVNGLPITGVLHSIELERANFDLRTSVSQQIESWERKLITTAENVLVSRESTRQTIIQHYKKDPDRVVVVADQIAKAPDSSRDREFLCRKYGLNDKEPIFLFAGEMAHHTGVDLLVSVLPGICHEFQQGQFVFAGEGYLKGEMEGRVWHSGIAHRCRFIGDVPSEIFAKLITNCDSVIIPARSKQGGGLADMALKAGKPVIATHQAGLHHLVKHGINGLLFYDNPGSVIWALKEMISRPIPVLPRTADDPGFLQTAECIAAMYITYWACAVAIRRGVYFD; this is encoded by the coding sequence ATGCAATCCAATTCAATTGAGCAGGTTTTAACACCGGAAGAGGAACTCTCGGTTTCCCAGATTGACAATGAATTCTCAAAATCGGAAAGCAAGACTGAGAATGAAGCGATTTCTCAGGATAATCTCAGGAATTTATGCTGGATAGCGGGTACTCATTTCCCATCGGAGCTGAACCAGGAGGGGATGGTACTTCTGGCTGTCAATCCCCATCTGGGGTTTATCCAGTGGCATATAAACGTCTCTACAGTGGAAAAAATGAGGGAGGAGGAGCGGGAGGCATTTGAACGGGGCTGTAAACTTGTCATTAGAGTATACGATGTAAGCGGCATAGAATTCAACGGGTTAAATGCGGTAAGCCAGTTTGATATCGATATCAACAATTTATCCGGTAATTACTATCTTAATATCAACCGTTCAGAGTGCAATCTTCTGGCTGAGGTGGGTTTCCGTTTCTCCGATAGCCGCTTTCTTGCCTGTGTCCGCTCAAATGTCATGTATTTTGACCGTCCCCGGAGATCCTCCCGTTTTGATTTTTCCGGTTTGTATGTTTCCCACGGTTTCACCAGAATATTTACCGTAGAAAACGCTGTGTGCGGTTCTGTGTTTGACCGGATGAATCGTTCCCTTGAGTATACAGGTAATACTCCGCTTTCAGTGGCGGTTTTTCTTAATGAATCCGCAATAAGTGGCAGCAGTGACCCCCGAGGGCCGATAGCGGATTTTCTGGAGGCGGTACTGGCAAAGTGCAGGATAATGAGAGCGGTTCCATACCTTCTCACTCCCCGCAACAAATTCTGCTACGAAAATGAGGCTCAGTCACTTGTTAACAGGGCAAAGAGCACAAGTAAATCGCTGGTTGACCGGTTTACCCAGATTCACAGCCGCAAATCCTTCAACTGTGTTCAGTGCCATGACTGGTATTCTGCTCCCGCAGCCCTGGAGGTGGCAAGTGTAAACGGACTTCCGATCACAGGGGTCCTGCATTCGATAGAGCTTGAGAGAGCCAATTTTGATCTCAGGACAAGTGTTTCTCAGCAGATAGAATCCTGGGAGAGAAAGCTTATAACCACAGCAGAAAATGTTCTGGTTTCCAGAGAATCAACCAGGCAGACTATCATCCAGCATTACAAAAAAGACCCTGACAGGGTTGTGGTTGTGGCTGATCAGATTGCCAAGGCGCCAGACAGCAGCCGGGACAGGGAGTTTCTCTGCCGTAAGTACGGTCTTAACGATAAAGAACCGATCTTTCTGTTTGCAGGCGAGATGGCTCATCATACTGGAGTGGATCTTCTGGTAAGTGTTCTTCCCGGGATCTGCCATGAATTTCAGCAGGGGCAGTTTGTTTTTGCCGGTGAGGGTTATCTGAAGGGGGAGATGGAGGGCAGGGTGTGGCATTCAGGGATTGCCCACAGGTGCCGCTTTATCGGTGATGTGCCATCGGAGATTTTTGCAAAGCTCATAACGAACTGTGATTCGGTAATAATTCCCGCACGAAGCAAGCAGGGTGGCGGACTGGCGGATATGGCGCTTAAGGCGGGAAAGCCGGTAATCGCTACTCATCAGGCAGGCCTTCATCATCTGGTAAAGCACGGGATCAACGGACTTTTGTTTTATGACAATCCAGGATCGGTTATCTGGGCTCTGAAAGAGATGATCTCCAGGCCGATTCCGGTTCTTCCGCGGACCGCTGATGATCCGGGATTTCTGCAGACTGCTGAATGCATTGCAGCGATGTACATAACCTACTGGGCCTGTGCGGTTGCGATCAGAAGGGGGGTCTACTTTGATTAA
- the hypA gene encoding hydrogenase maturation nickel metallochaperone HypA, with protein MHELSIVENLLKVIESAAAENGISRVTGVNLRIGRLRQVVPEMFQFAFDTAKIGTVAESAEVKINFVPAKAVCRDCGREFAVEDNFFVCEGCNGVDVDVIEGKELQIESMEGE; from the coding sequence ATGCATGAGCTTAGTATAGTAGAAAATCTTCTAAAGGTGATAGAATCTGCTGCTGCGGAAAATGGGATTTCCAGAGTTACGGGGGTTAATCTTAGAATCGGAAGACTGCGGCAGGTTGTGCCTGAGATGTTTCAATTTGCGTTTGATACGGCAAAGATTGGCACTGTTGCAGAATCTGCTGAGGTCAAGATAAATTTTGTGCCTGCAAAGGCAGTCTGCCGCGACTGCGGGAGAGAGTTTGCTGTGGAGGACAATTTCTTTGTTTGTGAAGGGTGTAATGGTGTTGATGTCGATGTGATAGAAGGTAAAGAACTTCAGATAGAATCGATGGAGGGAGAGTAG
- a CDS encoding glycosyltransferase family 4 protein has protein sequence MRIAMLSWESLHSVSLGGVAVHVTELAAALERKGHEVHVFTRMRWAGDWMYDRIHGVHYHRVPYTGAHDIVDDVNNMCRAFVDAVFHQEAYMGAGFDIVHAHDWMSSNAMVWIKQGRGRKGIITMHSTEYGRCGNNFYGGSSQRIMDHERHGTYCADKVITVSQLLKNEIQWIYNVPDWKACVVANGISYHSFDGWIDPGQIKGRYAIGPVDPTVLFVGRMTSQKGPDLLARAIPYVLRYYPNAKFVFTGEGDMKGGVEHMARSMGVAHACRFYGVFPRGDLIDLYRACDCVVVPSRNEPFGIVVLEAWAAGKPVIATHNGTEFVWHDVNGFKVYPNPESIAWGIGSLFANFEHARWMGSKGREAVENSFSWDTIAEQTLGVYCS, from the coding sequence ATGCGGATAGCCATGTTGTCGTGGGAGTCGCTTCACTCGGTTTCACTGGGTGGAGTAGCAGTACATGTCACTGAACTCGCCGCGGCACTTGAACGTAAAGGACACGAGGTGCATGTCTTTACAAGGATGAGATGGGCCGGGGACTGGATGTACGACAGGATTCACGGTGTGCATTATCACAGGGTTCCCTATACTGGTGCGCACGACATAGTTGATGATGTGAACAATATGTGCCGGGCCTTTGTGGATGCTGTTTTTCATCAGGAAGCCTACATGGGTGCGGGATTTGACATAGTTCATGCGCATGACTGGATGTCATCAAACGCGATGGTCTGGATAAAGCAGGGGAGAGGGCGTAAAGGAATTATCACGATGCACTCCACGGAGTATGGAAGGTGCGGCAACAATTTTTACGGCGGCTCATCTCAGAGAATTATGGACCATGAACGTCACGGCACTTACTGTGCTGACAAGGTGATAACTGTTTCGCAGTTGTTAAAGAATGAGATCCAGTGGATTTACAATGTTCCGGACTGGAAAGCATGTGTTGTGGCCAATGGTATCTCCTACCATTCTTTTGACGGATGGATAGATCCCGGGCAGATAAAAGGGAGATACGCTATCGGACCTGTTGATCCGACTGTGCTTTTTGTTGGCAGGATGACCTCGCAGAAGGGACCGGATCTGCTTGCACGGGCAATTCCCTATGTCCTGCGCTATTATCCCAATGCCAAGTTTGTCTTTACAGGTGAAGGGGACATGAAGGGCGGAGTGGAGCATATGGCCCGCAGCATGGGTGTGGCGCATGCATGCCGGTTCTATGGAGTGTTTCCCCGCGGTGACCTGATTGATCTTTACCGTGCCTGTGACTGTGTTGTGGTTCCAAGCCGCAATGAGCCTTTCGGAATAGTAGTTCTTGAGGCCTGGGCGGCGGGAAAACCGGTCATAGCGACTCACAACGGGACCGAATTTGTGTGGCACGATGTCAATGGGTTCAAGGTCTATCCCAATCCTGAGTCAATTGCCTGGGGTATTGGTTCTCTTTTCGCTAATTTCGAGCACGCGCGGTGGATGGGAAGCAAGGGGAGAGAAGCTGTGGAGAATTCGTTTTCCTGGGATACGATTGCGGAACAGACTCTGGGTGTTTACTGCAGTTAA
- the hypE gene encoding hydrogenase expression/formation protein HypE: MENKVILLNHGSGGRLTHQLIDSVFASRFSNPVLEQRSDSAVMNIGGERVAFTTDSFVVNPLFFPGGDIGKLSVCGTVNDLAVSGAIPLALSASFIIEEGFPFSDLEKIADSMAKTALEASVSIVTGDTKVVNRGKADKLFITTAGIGSFRDERACTGSCERVKPGDVVIVNGFLGDHGMAILAAREGMTFSADVKSDCAALNRIIADVLDKTDAVAFMRDATRGGLGTVLCELAEDGGIGIEIDEKALPVRKAVRGMCDMFGFDPLFIANEGKVVMVVREEAAPFVLDIMRKNPLGKDAAIVGRVTDEAAKVKMKTVVGGTRVISMPAGDQLPRIC, encoded by the coding sequence ATGGAAAATAAAGTGATTCTTCTCAACCACGGCAGCGGCGGCCGTCTTACCCATCAATTGATCGATTCCGTTTTCGCATCCCGTTTTTCCAACCCTGTCCTCGAGCAGCGCAGCGATTCCGCAGTGATGAATATCGGGGGTGAGAGGGTTGCCTTTACAACCGATTCCTTTGTGGTCAATCCGTTGTTTTTCCCTGGAGGGGACATAGGCAAGCTCTCTGTGTGCGGGACAGTAAATGATCTGGCTGTAAGCGGGGCGATACCGCTGGCGTTAAGCGCTTCTTTCATTATCGAGGAGGGTTTTCCCTTTTCTGATCTGGAGAAAATAGCAGATTCCATGGCAAAGACTGCTCTTGAGGCCAGTGTATCGATAGTGACTGGTGATACCAAGGTGGTCAACAGGGGGAAGGCTGACAAACTTTTTATTACTACTGCTGGAATAGGATCATTCAGGGATGAGAGGGCTTGTACCGGGAGTTGTGAAAGGGTGAAACCCGGGGATGTGGTTATTGTAAACGGGTTTTTAGGTGATCATGGGATGGCTATTCTGGCTGCCAGGGAGGGGATGACGTTTTCTGCGGATGTAAAAAGTGACTGCGCGGCACTTAATCGGATCATAGCAGATGTGCTTGATAAGACAGATGCGGTTGCGTTTATGCGTGATGCGACCCGAGGAGGGCTGGGAACAGTGCTCTGTGAACTGGCTGAAGATGGGGGAATAGGGATTGAGATCGATGAGAAGGCTCTTCCTGTGCGCAAGGCGGTGAGGGGCATGTGCGATATGTTCGGGTTTGATCCTCTGTTTATCGCCAATGAGGGCAAGGTGGTGATGGTTGTGCGGGAGGAAGCTGCACCGTTTGTGCTGGACATAATGAGAAAGAACCCTCTGGGCAAAGATGCTGCAATAGTGGGGCGAGTAACAGATGAAGCTGCAAAAGTGAAAATGAAAACTGTTGTGGGCGGGACAAGGGTTATAAGCATGCCGGCCGGGGATCAGTTGCCCAGAATTTGTTAG
- the hypD gene encoding hydrogenase formation protein HypD encodes MNIREDFRNYRDCRALAERIRAESKTPVTIMEVCGGHTMALQRYGIPSMLPETVRLISGPGCPVCVSDIRFIDHAVALARKPEVIIATYGDLIRVPGSSSSLEKERAAGADVKVVWSALEALAIASANPDKKVVFLGIGFETTTPGTAIAVIEAEKAAIGNFFVLSSHKVMPPVMTALIDEGVKIDAYLCPGHVSVITGSSIYEPIAEKYRKPCVISGFEPSDILQSIWMIVKQFEEKAARVVIQYKRAVRPEGNLSAQAMTGEVFEPVDDYWRGLGIIPFSGLKLRGRYRRFDAAEAIEVEVEKTKESKGCICGNILKGVARPYDCKLFAKACTPDSPVGACMVSSEGTCSAYFQYGDYGK; translated from the coding sequence ATGAATATCCGGGAAGATTTCAGAAATTACCGGGATTGTCGTGCATTAGCTGAGCGTATCCGTGCTGAATCAAAAACTCCAGTTACAATAATGGAAGTGTGCGGGGGCCACACGATGGCTCTTCAGCGCTACGGTATCCCATCGATGCTTCCGGAGACAGTACGTCTTATCTCCGGGCCCGGATGTCCGGTTTGCGTTTCAGATATCCGTTTTATTGACCACGCGGTTGCTCTTGCCCGTAAACCGGAAGTGATCATCGCCACCTATGGTGACCTGATCCGTGTTCCTGGATCTTCATCATCGCTTGAAAAGGAGAGAGCCGCCGGTGCTGATGTAAAGGTGGTGTGGTCGGCACTGGAAGCTCTTGCGATCGCGTCGGCAAACCCTGACAAAAAGGTGGTTTTCCTGGGGATAGGGTTTGAGACAACGACTCCGGGGACAGCTATTGCGGTTATCGAGGCAGAGAAGGCTGCGATTGGCAATTTCTTTGTGCTCAGTTCACACAAGGTGATGCCTCCTGTGATGACCGCGCTTATCGATGAGGGTGTAAAGATTGACGCGTATCTCTGCCCGGGACATGTAAGTGTGATCACGGGAAGCAGTATCTATGAACCGATAGCGGAAAAATACAGAAAACCGTGCGTGATTTCCGGATTCGAGCCCTCCGACATTCTTCAGTCGATATGGATGATTGTAAAGCAGTTCGAGGAAAAGGCCGCCAGGGTAGTGATCCAGTACAAACGCGCTGTTCGTCCAGAGGGAAATCTCAGTGCGCAGGCGATGACAGGTGAGGTTTTCGAGCCTGTTGATGATTACTGGCGGGGGCTGGGGATAATTCCTTTCAGCGGGCTTAAACTGAGGGGGAGATACCGCAGGTTTGACGCTGCAGAGGCAATAGAAGTAGAAGTGGAGAAAACAAAAGAGAGTAAAGGGTGTATTTGCGGTAATATCCTCAAGGGTGTTGCCAGACCTTACGATTGTAAACTGTTTGCAAAGGCATGTACTCCGGACAGCCCTGTTGGTGCCTGTATGGTTTCATCGGAGGGGACCTGTTCGGCTTATTTTCAGTACGGAGATTATGGAAAATAA